One genomic segment of Salminus brasiliensis chromosome 6, fSalBra1.hap2, whole genome shotgun sequence includes these proteins:
- the wnt5a gene encoding protein Wnt-5a: protein MFFRSRLFCSGCVGAMDTRHGVMAITFLAFFMQVVVEATSWWSLAMNPLLIPEAYIIGAQPLCSQLAGLSKGQKKLCQLYQDHMQYIGEGAKTGIRECQYQFRHRRWNCSTVDNSSVFGRVMQIGSREAAFTYAISAAGVVNAVSRACREGELSSCGCSRAARPKDLPRDWLWGGCGDNLNYGYRFSKEFVDAREREKSYDKSSMENARLLMNLHNNEAGRRMVSDLAHVSCKCHGVSGSCSLKTCWLQLADFRKVGDALKEKYDSAASMKLNSRGKLVQVHSKFNPPTSHDLVYIDPSPDYCVFNRTTGSLGTQGRLCNKTSEGMDGCALMCCGRGYDQFKATLVERCHCKFHWCCYVKCKRCSRVVDQFVCK, encoded by the exons ATGTTCTTCAGAAGCAGACTGTTCTGTTCTGGCTGTGTTGGAGCCATGGATACACGGCATGGAGTGATGGCCATCACCTTCCTGGCCTTCTTTATGCAGGTGGTGGTGGAGGCTACCTCGTGGTG gtCTTTGGCTATGAATCCACTTTTGATTCCTGAAGCTTACATCATAGGAGCTCAGCCTCTTTGCAGTCAGTTGGCAGGCTTGTCTAAAGGCCAGAAGAAGCTATGCCAGCTGTACCAGGACCACATGCAGTACATAGGCGAGGGAGCCAAGACGGGCATTCGTGAGTGTCAGTACCAGTTCCGACACCGCCGTTGGAACTGCAGCACCGTGGACAACTCCTCTGTGTTCGGCCGCGTCATGCAGATTG gaaGTCGCGAGGCAGCATTCACGTACGCCATTAGTGCGGCGGGCGTGGTGAATGCAGTGAGCCGAGCCTGCAGGGAGGGGGAGCTGTCAAGTTGTGGCTGCAGCAGGGCCGCCAGGCCTAAAGATCTGCCTCGGGATTGGCTTTGGGGAGGCTGTGGAGACAACCTCAACTATGGCTACCGCTTCAGCAAAGAGTTTGTCGATGCACGTGAACGAGAAAAGAGCTATGACAAAAGCTCCATGGAGAACGCACGGTTATTGATGAACCTCCACAACAATGAAGCAGGACGGAGG ATGGTGTCAGACCTGGCCCACGTCTCCTGCAAGTGCCACGGCGTGTCTGGCTCATGCAGTCTCAAGACTTGCTGGCTGCAACTGGCTGACTTTCGCAAAGTAGGCGACGCGCTGAAGGAGAAGTACGATAGTGCTGCTTCCATGAAGCTCAACTCCCGTGGTAAGCTGGTGCAGGTGCACTCCAAATTCAACCCACCCACCAGCCATGACTTGGTCTACATTGACCCCAGCCCGGACTACTGCGTTTTCAACCGGACCACAGGCTCTCTGGGTACGCAGGGTCGCCTCTGCAACAAAACATCGGAGGGCATGGATGGCTGTGCCCTTATGTGCTGCGGCCGTGGCTATGACCAGTTCAAGGCCACGCTGGTAGAGCGCTGCCACTGTAAGTTCCACTGGTGTTGTTACGTCAAGTGCAAGCGCTGCTCCCGGGTCGTCGACCAGTTTGTGTGCAAGTAG